From Nitratidesulfovibrio vulgaris str. Hildenborough, a single genomic window includes:
- a CDS encoding branched-chain amino acid ABC transporter substrate-binding protein, with translation MRKGWFKALIAGMTVAVMAGPVFAGDTIKLGVPGAHSGDLASYGLPSANAAKIVAKMFNDKGGINGKMVEVIPQDDQCKPEMATNAATKLVSDGVDIVLGHICSGATKAALPIYKEANKVVMSPSATTPALTQSGDYPMFFRTISSDDQQAKLGVDFAIDKLGAKKIAVLHDKGDYGKGYAEYAKQFIEQSGKATVVLFEGVTPGAVDYSAVVQKVRSEGADAVMFGGYHPEASKIVAQMRKKRMTTPFISDDGVKDDTFIKVAGKDAEGVYASSSKDVSMLPMYKEAIELHKKEFGTEPGAFYKEAFAAAQALLTAVQRAGSTETPKVVDALRNNFVETAIGKIKFDKRGDAEGTGFSMYQVKNGVYVELK, from the coding sequence ATGCGCAAAGGTTGGTTCAAGGCGCTCATCGCGGGAATGACCGTCGCGGTCATGGCTGGTCCGGTCTTCGCCGGTGACACCATCAAACTGGGCGTACCCGGCGCACACAGTGGCGACCTGGCCTCTTACGGCCTGCCCTCTGCCAACGCCGCCAAGATTGTCGCCAAGATGTTCAACGACAAGGGCGGCATCAACGGCAAGATGGTCGAAGTCATTCCGCAGGACGACCAGTGCAAGCCTGAAATGGCCACCAACGCGGCCACCAAGCTCGTCTCCGACGGCGTGGACATCGTGCTGGGTCACATCTGCTCCGGCGCCACCAAGGCCGCGCTGCCCATCTACAAGGAAGCCAACAAGGTCGTCATGTCGCCTTCGGCCACCACGCCTGCGCTCACCCAGAGCGGCGACTACCCCATGTTCTTCCGCACCATCTCCTCGGACGACCAGCAGGCGAAGCTGGGCGTCGATTTCGCCATCGACAAGCTCGGTGCCAAGAAGATCGCCGTGCTGCATGACAAGGGCGACTACGGCAAGGGCTACGCCGAGTACGCAAAGCAGTTCATCGAGCAGAGCGGCAAGGCCACCGTCGTGCTGTTCGAAGGCGTGACCCCCGGTGCCGTGGACTACAGCGCCGTGGTGCAGAAGGTGCGCAGCGAAGGTGCCGACGCAGTCATGTTCGGCGGCTACCATCCTGAAGCCTCGAAGATCGTCGCCCAGATGCGCAAGAAGCGTATGACCACGCCCTTCATCTCCGACGACGGCGTGAAGGACGACACCTTCATCAAGGTCGCCGGCAAGGACGCCGAGGGCGTGTACGCCTCCAGCTCCAAGGACGTGAGCATGCTGCCCATGTACAAGGAAGCCATCGAACTGCACAAGAAGGAGTTCGGCACTGAACCCGGCGCGTTCTACAAGGAAGCCTTCGCCGCTGCGCAGGCCCTTCTTACCGCCGTGCAGCGTGCAGGCAGCACCGAAACCCCCAAGGTTGTCGACGCCCTGCGTAACAACTTCGTCGAGACCGCCATCGGCAAGATCAAGTTCGACAAGCGTGGCGATGCCGAAGGTACCGGCTTCTCCATGTATCAGGTCAAGAACGGCGTGTACGTCGAACTGAAGTAG
- a CDS encoding branched-chain amino acid ABC transporter permease: MDWQYFCELLFGGLTRGSIYALIALGYTMVYGIIELINFAHGEVYMIGAFTALIVAGVLGIYGFPEAGILIIAAIVAVIYCAAYGFTLEKVAYKPLRDAPRLSPLISAIGMSIFLQNYVILAQTSDFVPFPRLVPDLAILEPIAHITGTSDVLIIVTSAITMVGLTLFIKYTRMGKAMRATAQNRKMAMLLGIDADRVISLTFIIGSSLAAIGGVLIASHIGQVNFAIGFIAGIKAFTAAVLGGIGSIPGAMAGGLVLGLCESFATGYVSSDYEDALAFALLVLILIFRPSGILGKPKTQKV, from the coding sequence ATGGATTGGCAGTATTTCTGTGAACTCTTGTTCGGTGGGCTCACGCGCGGCAGCATCTATGCACTTATCGCGCTCGGCTACACCATGGTGTACGGGATCATCGAGCTCATCAACTTCGCCCATGGCGAGGTCTACATGATCGGCGCGTTCACGGCGCTCATCGTGGCGGGTGTGCTCGGCATCTATGGCTTTCCCGAGGCGGGCATCCTCATCATCGCCGCCATCGTCGCGGTCATCTACTGCGCCGCCTACGGGTTCACGCTGGAGAAGGTGGCGTACAAGCCCCTGCGTGACGCGCCACGCCTTTCTCCGCTGATCTCGGCCATCGGCATGTCCATCTTTCTCCAGAACTATGTCATCCTCGCGCAGACCTCGGACTTCGTGCCGTTTCCGCGCCTCGTGCCCGACCTCGCCATCCTTGAGCCCATCGCCCACATCACCGGGACGAGTGATGTTCTGATCATCGTCACGAGCGCCATCACCATGGTGGGCCTCACCCTGTTCATCAAGTACACCCGCATGGGCAAGGCCATGCGCGCCACGGCGCAGAACCGCAAGATGGCCATGCTGCTCGGCATCGACGCCGACAGGGTCATCTCCCTCACCTTCATCATCGGTTCCTCGCTGGCGGCCATCGGCGGCGTGCTCATCGCCTCGCATATCGGTCAGGTGAACTTCGCCATCGGCTTCATCGCAGGCATCAAGGCGTTCACCGCCGCTGTGCTTGGCGGCATCGGCTCCATTCCTGGCGCCATGGCGGGCGGGCTTGTGCTCGGCCTTTGCGAGAGTTTCGCAACCGGCTACGTGTCCAGCGACTATGAAGACGCCCTCGCCTTCGCGCTGCTCGTGCTCATTCTCATCTTCAGACCCTCCGGTATCCTGGGCAAGCCCAAGACCCAGAAGGTCTAG
- the livM gene encoding high-affinity branched-chain amino acid ABC transporter permease LivM encodes MQGIIKSLQVGLWFMFLTFPLMVIRVDTLNGTVDWRWQNMVMMGLGTFALSFLWRYMLARKEAGGASARQGNAAAGGLMARVRSDARLRTPALLAVLVVFAVLPMLVSTYQTNIMISALLYVMLGLGLNIVVGLSGQLVLGYVAFYAVGAYAYALLNADFGLGFWTVLPIGGALAAVFGILLGFPVLRLKGDYLAIVTLGFGEIVRLVLENWGSVTRGPSGISKIARPGLFGMELSVSEATTYIYYLILAAVIFTIFAVGRLKDSRIGRAWQALREDEIACEAMGIDLTTTKLTAFALGACWAGFAGVIFAAKTTFINPASFTFLESAMILAMVVLGGMGSTLGVVLGALVLILLPEYLRAFSEYRMLIFGAAMVLMMVFRPQGLVSCRSREYDVNDPEAGKSGEKA; translated from the coding sequence ATGCAAGGCATCATAAAATCTCTTCAGGTCGGCCTCTGGTTCATGTTCCTGACCTTTCCGCTGATGGTCATACGGGTCGACACGCTGAACGGTACGGTGGACTGGCGGTGGCAGAACATGGTCATGATGGGGCTTGGAACCTTCGCCCTGTCGTTCCTGTGGCGCTATATGCTCGCCCGCAAGGAAGCGGGGGGCGCATCTGCCCGGCAGGGCAACGCCGCCGCGGGCGGGCTGATGGCCCGCGTGCGCAGTGACGCCCGACTCCGGACCCCGGCGCTGCTTGCGGTGCTTGTGGTGTTCGCCGTGCTGCCCATGCTGGTCTCCACCTATCAGACCAACATCATGATTTCGGCCCTGCTCTACGTGATGCTCGGCCTCGGGCTGAACATCGTCGTGGGCCTTTCCGGTCAGCTTGTGCTCGGCTACGTGGCCTTCTACGCCGTGGGCGCCTACGCCTACGCCCTGCTCAACGCGGACTTCGGTCTCGGCTTCTGGACGGTGCTGCCCATCGGGGGAGCTCTGGCTGCCGTCTTCGGCATCCTGCTCGGTTTTCCGGTGCTGCGGCTGAAGGGCGACTATCTTGCCATCGTCACGCTGGGCTTCGGTGAAATCGTCCGCCTCGTGCTGGAAAACTGGGGCAGTGTCACGCGCGGTCCCAGCGGCATCTCCAAGATCGCCCGCCCCGGTCTTTTCGGCATGGAACTGTCGGTGAGCGAAGCCACCACCTACATCTATTACCTCATCCTTGCGGCGGTGATTTTCACCATCTTCGCCGTGGGACGCCTCAAGGACTCGCGCATAGGACGCGCCTGGCAGGCCCTGCGCGAAGACGAAATCGCCTGCGAGGCCATGGGCATCGACCTCACCACCACCAAGCTCACGGCTTTCGCGCTGGGAGCGTGCTGGGCCGGCTTCGCCGGGGTCATCTTCGCGGCCAAGACCACCTTCATCAACCCCGCCAGCTTCACCTTCCTCGAATCGGCGATGATTCTCGCCATGGTGGTGCTTGGCGGCATGGGGTCGACACTGGGGGTGGTGCTGGGAGCGCTGGTGCTCATCCTTCTGCCCGAATACCTGCGTGCCTTCTCGGAGTACCGCATGCTCATCTTCGGTGCGGCGATGGTGCTCATGATGGTGTTCAGGCCGCAGGGGCTGGTGTCGTGCCGCTCCAGAGAGTATGATGTGAACGACCCCGAAGCGGGTAAGAGCGGGGAGAAGGCGTAA
- a CDS encoding ABC transporter ATP-binding protein, translating into MQTVLDVRSISKNFGGLRALNEVDLRVDAGEIVALIGPNGAGKTTFFNCITGIYVPTEGEVVVTRPGSEPVRVNGQKPNQVTELGMARTFQNIRLFQNMTVLENVMIGCHCRTRSGILGALLRDAKTRGEEQEIIDKSYELLKSVHLQQHYKEQARNLPYGAQRRLEIARALATNPFLLLLDEPAAGMNPQETLELKGLVLEIRERLNLSVLLIEHDMNMVMSLSDRIYVMEYGSKIAEGTPEEVSRNPRVIKAYLGEEEHA; encoded by the coding sequence ATGCAGACCGTGCTCGACGTACGAAGCATATCCAAGAACTTCGGAGGGCTGCGCGCCCTTAACGAGGTCGACCTTAGGGTCGATGCGGGTGAGATCGTCGCCCTCATCGGGCCCAATGGTGCAGGCAAGACCACGTTCTTCAACTGCATCACGGGCATCTACGTGCCGACAGAAGGCGAGGTCGTCGTGACCCGCCCCGGCAGCGAACCCGTGCGCGTGAACGGGCAGAAGCCCAATCAGGTGACGGAACTCGGCATGGCCCGTACGTTCCAGAACATCCGCCTGTTCCAGAACATGACGGTGCTTGAGAACGTCATGATCGGCTGCCATTGTCGCACGCGCTCCGGCATTCTCGGAGCCTTGCTGCGCGACGCGAAGACGCGTGGCGAAGAGCAGGAGATCATCGACAAGAGCTATGAACTGCTGAAAAGCGTGCACCTGCAACAGCACTATAAGGAGCAGGCCCGCAATCTGCCTTACGGTGCGCAGCGCAGGCTTGAAATCGCCCGCGCACTTGCCACCAACCCCTTCCTGTTGCTGCTCGACGAACCCGCTGCGGGCATGAACCCGCAAGAGACGCTCGAACTCAAGGGGCTGGTGCTGGAGATACGCGAAAGGCTCAACCTCTCCGTCCTGCTCATCGAGCATGACATGAACATGGTCATGTCCCTTTCCGACCGCATCTACGTGATGGAGTACGGCTCGAAGATCGCCGAGGGCACCCCGGAGGAAGTCAGCCGCAATCCGCGCGTCATCAAGGCCTACCTCGGAGAGGAAGAACATGCTTGA
- a CDS encoding ABC transporter ATP-binding protein, translated as MLELRNVNTYYGNIQALRDINLTIGEGEIVTLIGANGAGKSTTLMTICGATPPRTGEVLFEGKPIHTMKPNEIVRLGISQVPEGRLIFPDLTVQENLDLGAFLRSDKEGIARDLDYIFDLFPILAQRRRQAGGTLSGGEQQMLAISRAIMGRPRLLLLDEPSLGLAPIIIQQIFNIIQKINGDGTTVFLVEQNANQALKIAHRGYVMETGRITLEAPAESLLTNEEVRKAYLGM; from the coding sequence ATGCTTGAGCTGCGTAACGTCAACACCTACTACGGCAACATACAGGCCCTGCGCGACATCAACCTCACCATCGGCGAGGGGGAGATCGTCACGCTCATCGGTGCCAACGGCGCGGGCAAGAGCACCACGCTGATGACCATCTGCGGCGCTACGCCGCCACGCACCGGTGAAGTGCTGTTCGAGGGAAAGCCCATCCACACCATGAAGCCCAACGAGATCGTGAGGCTGGGCATCAGCCAGGTCCCGGAAGGGCGTCTCATCTTCCCCGACCTGACCGTTCAGGAGAACCTCGACCTCGGGGCCTTTCTGCGTAGCGACAAGGAAGGCATCGCCCGCGACCTCGATTACATCTTCGACCTCTTTCCCATCCTCGCACAGCGGCGTCGTCAGGCAGGGGGTACCCTGTCCGGCGGTGAACAGCAGATGCTCGCCATCTCGCGCGCCATCATGGGCCGCCCGCGGCTTCTGCTGCTGGACGAGCCGTCGCTGGGCCTCGCGCCCATCATCATCCAGCAGATCTTCAACATCATCCAGAAGATCAACGGCGACGGCACCACGGTGTTTCTCGTGGAGCAGAATGCGAACCAGGCGCTCAAGATAGCCCACCGCGGCTATGTCATGGAGACCGGGCGCATCACGCTTGAGGCTCCTGCCGAAAGTCTGCTTACCAACGAAGAAGTGCGAAAGGCCTACCTCGGCATGTAA
- a CDS encoding glycosyltransferase family 2 protein, which yields MLVTVMIPTYNQKDYVGSAIESALAQTYADLEIVVADDASPDPGVAKVLERYRNHPKVRLYRNAQNLGRVANYRKTLYERARGEWVINLDGDDYLVDPCFVEDAVGVVKKHPDIVAVLGGRKVLQASGTHKVQQANVCLSGRVAPRDVFSGILDGTLFPYHNATLYSRTHALAIGFYEQDIVSSDLESFLRLFARGAVGVLPRIVGVWREHSGNTSGTMAFSDYLANIQVFESVMHTAEEPDIAVKSSFLKSWSSRYAYSKGKDYAYRLLKDSDSPSLCFGYLKRLSKVSSVAALRILIQPKVLFNLLARALPSQISRCFR from the coding sequence ATGCTCGTGACGGTGATGATCCCGACATATAATCAAAAAGATTACGTCGGAAGTGCCATAGAGAGTGCGCTTGCGCAGACCTATGCCGATCTTGAGATCGTTGTGGCGGATGATGCCTCGCCTGATCCTGGTGTTGCCAAGGTTTTGGAACGGTACCGGAACCACCCCAAAGTTCGGCTGTATCGAAATGCACAGAATCTCGGGCGGGTCGCAAATTACCGCAAGACACTTTATGAAAGGGCGCGTGGGGAGTGGGTAATCAATCTTGATGGTGATGATTACCTTGTTGACCCGTGCTTTGTCGAAGATGCTGTAGGCGTGGTCAAGAAGCATCCGGACATCGTAGCTGTTTTGGGGGGACGTAAGGTTCTACAGGCGTCAGGAACTCACAAGGTTCAGCAGGCGAACGTGTGCTTGTCTGGGCGTGTTGCTCCTCGGGATGTCTTTTCGGGCATACTGGATGGGACACTTTTCCCATACCACAACGCGACACTCTATTCCCGAACCCATGCCCTAGCCATCGGTTTTTATGAGCAGGACATAGTATCTTCGGATCTTGAATCCTTTCTACGCTTGTTTGCGCGCGGGGCTGTTGGTGTTCTGCCAAGAATCGTTGGTGTTTGGCGCGAGCATTCGGGAAACACGAGTGGCACGATGGCTTTCAGTGATTATCTCGCTAATATCCAGGTGTTCGAATCGGTCATGCACACTGCTGAAGAACCAGATATCGCCGTCAAATCCTCGTTTCTTAAAAGCTGGAGTTCTCGCTATGCGTATTCAAAGGGCAAAGACTATGCATACCGCCTTTTGAAAGATAGTGATTCACCTTCTCTTTGTTTCGGGTACCTAAAACGGCTTTCCAAAGTGTCATCAGTAGCCGCATTGCGTATATTGATTCAGCCCAAGGTCCTTTTCAATCTTTTGGCGAGAGCATTGCCTTCGCAGATTTCGCGATGCTTCAGATGA
- a CDS encoding NAD-dependent epimerase/dehydratase family protein — MSSFRACVLGASGFLGSHLVHHLLKAGCQVHAFSRDSRRNPLLTDELMSSCSIFTGDFFNTQDVERALADCDVCFHLVSTTIPKTSNDDPLRDVRENLSGSLTLLECVRRTGVRKVVYASSGGAIYGKHLMPRISENHPTDPLCSYGIVKLAVEKYLALYHELYGIDYAALRISNPFGPLQRTSAEQGVIGVFLGKILRNEPLHVWGDGSVVRDYIYVEDVARALVLAARLNTEHHVFNIGSGAGLSLNDIIDMMRSVTGRDVVVKYDQNRVFDVPYSVLDVSLAERELGWRALFPFKVGVSLAWVWLCENS, encoded by the coding sequence ATGAGTAGCTTTCGAGCATGTGTTCTTGGTGCTTCCGGGTTTCTGGGAAGTCACCTCGTGCATCATTTGCTCAAGGCTGGATGCCAGGTTCATGCATTCAGTCGCGATTCCAGGCGAAACCCCTTGTTGACTGATGAGTTAATGTCCTCATGTAGCATCTTCACAGGGGATTTTTTCAATACGCAGGATGTTGAACGTGCGCTTGCAGACTGTGATGTCTGTTTTCATCTGGTGTCGACAACGATTCCAAAGACTTCGAACGATGACCCGCTACGTGATGTTCGAGAGAACCTCTCAGGGTCTTTGACTCTTCTCGAATGTGTAAGGCGTACCGGGGTTCGTAAGGTTGTCTATGCCTCGTCGGGTGGGGCGATTTACGGAAAGCATCTGATGCCGAGGATTTCCGAGAATCATCCGACAGACCCCTTGTGCTCATACGGTATCGTCAAGTTGGCAGTCGAAAAGTATCTGGCATTGTATCATGAACTGTATGGTATCGACTATGCTGCTCTCAGGATAAGCAATCCCTTCGGGCCGTTGCAGCGAACGAGCGCAGAGCAGGGGGTCATCGGGGTTTTTCTCGGCAAAATCTTGCGCAACGAACCGCTGCATGTCTGGGGTGATGGTTCTGTAGTGCGCGACTATATCTACGTCGAGGACGTTGCACGAGCACTGGTTCTGGCGGCACGCTTGAATACCGAGCATCATGTCTTTAACATCGGTTCGGGGGCAGGGCTGAGTCTCAATGATATCATCGATATGATGCGCTCCGTGACTGGGCGTGATGTTGTCGTGAAGTACGATCAGAATCGGGTTTTCGATGTCCCGTATTCCGTGCTTGATGTGTCACTTGCTGAAAGAGAGCTTGGGTGGAGGGCACTATTCCCATTTAAAGTTGGAGTCAGCTTAGCATGGGTGTGGTTATGTGAGAATTCGTAG
- a CDS encoding methyltransferase domain-containing protein: MVRSFPAGHLKSEEQRYASARKVLALLWTYFKPTSVVDFGCGLGHWLEVCASNGVQEYHGYDGHHVDVKNLKIPELCFTQCNLEEYIEPFTKYDLAMSIEVGEHLAASSADNFVRSIVCSADVVLFSAAAPLQGGTSHVNEQPPSCWADLFLSFGYVCFDIFRKPLWNDPSVNCVHAQNILLYARNDKKFIFENQGLSSVVSPDLIYHPALYISRMNEFGCGEHGSKLVRSLKKRWKYVRHTFFAN; the protein is encoded by the coding sequence GTGGTCCGAAGTTTCCCGGCAGGTCATCTTAAGAGCGAAGAACAAAGGTATGCGAGTGCCCGCAAGGTGCTTGCCCTGTTGTGGACTTACTTTAAGCCGACATCGGTCGTGGATTTTGGTTGTGGGCTTGGCCATTGGCTAGAAGTCTGTGCCAGCAATGGTGTTCAGGAATATCACGGTTATGATGGACATCATGTGGATGTTAAGAACCTGAAAATTCCTGAGCTTTGTTTCACTCAATGTAATCTTGAAGAATATATTGAACCTTTTACTAAGTATGATTTGGCGATGAGTATTGAAGTTGGAGAGCATTTAGCTGCGTCTTCAGCGGATAATTTCGTAAGGTCAATAGTATGCTCAGCTGATGTCGTCTTGTTTTCGGCTGCTGCTCCGTTGCAAGGAGGGACTAGCCATGTAAATGAACAGCCCCCGAGTTGTTGGGCCGACCTTTTTTTGTCATTTGGGTATGTTTGTTTTGATATTTTTAGAAAGCCGCTGTGGAATGATCCTTCTGTTAACTGTGTTCATGCTCAGAATATTTTGTTGTATGCGCGTAACGACAAAAAATTCATTTTTGAGAATCAAGGTCTGAGTTCTGTAGTGAGTCCGGATTTGATATACCATCCTGCCCTATACATTAGTCGAATGAATGAATTTGGTTGTGGTGAACATGGTTCCAAGTTGGTGCGGTCGCTTAAAAAAAGGTGGAAGTATGTACGGCACACCTTTTTTGCCAATTAG
- a CDS encoding class I SAM-dependent methyltransferase translates to MKIVSPELQEMLEQKKPVAIEFGSGDRPRDGFFHIDLVEMDRVDVVADLNDPLSCFPDDSVIEIYAHHVLEHVRNFIQLMQEVHRVCMRDSTVTIVVPHYSNQLAYSDPTHVRFFGLYTMCYFVERVFQPFKRKVPDFYIKEKFLLCEVVYDFEPKNTFLGRLFTRRVQLFINANPKRQEFYERYLCRFFPVASVRYVLSPVK, encoded by the coding sequence TTGAAAATCGTTAGTCCAGAATTGCAAGAGATGCTCGAGCAAAAAAAGCCAGTGGCAATTGAATTCGGAAGTGGGGATAGACCTCGTGATGGTTTTTTCCACATTGACCTCGTTGAAATGGATAGAGTTGATGTCGTTGCGGATCTTAATGATCCTTTATCATGTTTTCCTGATGATTCTGTGATTGAGATTTACGCTCATCATGTGTTAGAGCATGTCCGTAATTTTATACAGTTGATGCAAGAAGTTCATAGAGTATGTATGCGTGATTCAACAGTTACTATTGTTGTGCCTCATTACTCTAACCAATTGGCTTATTCAGACCCAACACATGTACGCTTTTTTGGCTTGTACACAATGTGTTATTTCGTGGAACGTGTTTTTCAGCCGTTTAAAAGAAAAGTTCCTGATTTTTATATAAAAGAAAAGTTTTTGCTTTGTGAAGTTGTGTATGATTTTGAACCTAAGAATACTTTTTTGGGAAGATTATTTACGCGCAGAGTGCAACTTTTTATTAATGCAAACCCAAAGCGGCAAGAATTCTACGAGAGATATCTCTGCCGGTTTTTTCCTGTAGCGAGTGTTCGTTATGTGCTTTCGCCTGTTAAATGA
- a CDS encoding glycosyltransferase family 4 protein yields MKVAYVIGGLPFGGVESWLLDLARHVSKTSDFECRVFNVSGTGVKMPEYISSGVDVVCAGNSLDSIATHRIDTVLRLRSQLVEYAPDIIHTLHFSGDYCGRLASIGLGVPVVTHLRNIKCERKLRRRLANKLLSFFTDMYLSVSRAVADMVADDHNIAKRPSRVIYNAVDPQKLAVEPHDLTAMYGVSGRIVVGVGRYVGQKNFDLLLRALRLVLDEGHDISVVLVGEGGERPHLERLIRELSLEGHAVLTGYRQDVPRFLRASYALAMPSDFEGLPITHLEAMFCGLPAIVSRHVPSLEIAREASLVCKRSPESIAQCIIRLLEDEKLHSTLSNTGSRIASEHTMDLYIKTLKGIYDELASRGKEI; encoded by the coding sequence ATGAAAGTAGCATACGTTATCGGTGGTCTTCCATTCGGCGGTGTTGAAAGCTGGTTGCTAGATCTTGCGCGGCATGTTTCTAAAACTTCCGATTTCGAGTGCCGTGTCTTCAATGTCTCTGGAACAGGCGTCAAGATGCCTGAATATATCTCTTCCGGTGTCGATGTCGTGTGTGCTGGGAATAGCCTTGACAGCATTGCAACGCATCGAATCGACACTGTCTTGCGTCTGCGTTCTCAGCTTGTTGAATACGCCCCAGATATCATTCATACACTCCATTTTTCTGGAGACTACTGCGGTCGGCTTGCCTCGATTGGTCTCGGTGTTCCTGTTGTCACGCATTTGCGAAACATAAAGTGTGAACGTAAGTTGAGGCGTCGTTTAGCAAATAAATTGCTGTCGTTCTTTACAGACATGTACCTGTCCGTTTCCAGGGCCGTAGCAGACATGGTCGCCGACGATCACAACATTGCCAAGCGTCCATCCCGTGTCATCTACAACGCTGTTGATCCCCAGAAGCTAGCCGTGGAACCCCATGACCTGACTGCGATGTATGGCGTGTCAGGTCGTATTGTAGTTGGTGTAGGGCGCTATGTGGGGCAGAAGAACTTTGACTTGCTTCTAAGGGCACTCAGGCTAGTTCTTGACGAGGGGCATGATATTTCGGTTGTCCTAGTGGGAGAGGGTGGCGAACGGCCTCACCTTGAGAGGCTGATTCGCGAGCTGTCCCTTGAGGGACATGCGGTGCTTACCGGATACAGGCAAGACGTACCGCGTTTTTTGCGCGCGTCATATGCACTTGCGATGCCTTCTGATTTTGAAGGCCTTCCCATCACGCATCTTGAAGCCATGTTCTGTGGCCTCCCGGCAATCGTATCACGGCATGTTCCATCTCTGGAGATAGCTCGCGAGGCGTCCCTTGTTTGCAAGCGTTCGCCAGAGAGCATTGCACAGTGCATCATCCGACTACTTGAAGACGAAAAGTTGCACTCAACCCTCTCTAATACAGGTTCGCGTATCGCTTCAGAGCATACGATGGATCTCTATATCAAGACTCTCAAGGGCATCTACGATGAACTCGCGAGCAGGGGGAAGGAGATATAG
- a CDS encoding IS3-like element ISD1 family transposase (programmed frameshift) codes for MKKSRFSESQIIRILKEADGGRKVVDICRENGVSQATYYQWKAKFGGMEASDIRRLKELEEENSKLKRMFANLSLENEALKDVIGKKALRPAEKRDLADFIHSEHGLSERRSCAALGLSRTVYRYELKPRDDSLIIEALLGLADRYPRYGFGKLFAVLRRHGFRWNHKRVYRVYCLLKMNLRRKGKKRLPSRNPQPLAVPPCANVCWSIDFMHDALASGQRFRTFNVLDDFSRECLAIEVDTNLPAARVLRVLDRIVAWRGLPAKLRMDNGPELISVLLADWAEKNGVALEFIQPGKPTQNSYIERFNKTYREEVLDFYLFKSLTEVKEITENWLRQYNEERPHESLGDLTPAEFLLKNSPKEVSTFGWH; via the exons ATGAAGAAATCTCGATTTTCTGAAAGCCAAATCATCAGGATTTTGAAAGAAGCCGATGGCGGTCGCAAGGTCGTTGATATCTGCCGTGAAAACGGCGTGAGCCAAGCCACCTACTACCAGTGGAAGGCCAAGTTCGGCGGCATGGAAGCTTCGGATATCCGCAGGCTCAAGGAACTTGAAGAAGAGAACAGCAAGCTCAAGCGCATGTTCGCCAATCTCAGCCTCGAGAACGAGGCCTTGAAGGACGTCATTG GCAAAAAAGCTTTGAGGCCAGCCGAGAAGCGCGATTTGGCGGATTTCATACACAGCGAGCATGGTCTCAGTGAGCGGCGGTCATGCGCTGCGCTGGGGCTTAGCCGGACAGTGTACCGGTATGAGCTCAAACCGAGAGATGATTCGCTGATCATTGAAGCGCTCCTGGGGCTGGCCGACAGGTATCCTCGTTACGGTTTCGGTAAGCTGTTCGCGGTATTGCGCCGACACGGTTTTCGCTGGAACCATAAACGCGTCTACCGGGTATATTGTCTTTTAAAGATGAACCTTCGGCGCAAAGGCAAGAAGCGCCTGCCCTCGCGAAACCCGCAACCACTGGCGGTTCCGCCATGCGCAAATGTCTGCTGGTCCATTGACTTCATGCATGACGCATTGGCTAGTGGTCAAAGGTTTAGGACGTTCAATGTGTTGGACGACTTCAGCCGTGAGTGTTTGGCTATCGAAGTTGATACGAATTTGCCAGCGGCACGAGTCTTGCGAGTTTTGGACCGAATAGTGGCTTGGCGCGGGCTGCCTGCCAAATTGAGAATGGATAACGGGCCGGAGCTGATTTCGGTGCTGCTGGCCGACTGGGCCGAGAAGAACGGCGTGGCATTGGAGTTCATCCAGCCAGGCAAGCCCACACAGAATTCGTACATTGAGCGGTTCAACAAGACCTATCGGGAAGAGGTTCTGGACTTCTATCTGTTCAAATCCCTTACAGAAGTGAAGGAAATTACGGAGAACTGGCTGCGGCAGTACAACGAGGAACGACCCCATGAGTCTCTTGGCGATTTGACCCCGGCAGAGTTCCTCCTGAAAAATTCACCCAAGGAAGTCTCTACTTTTGGATGGCACTAA